One Spinacia oleracea cultivar Varoflay chromosome 4, BTI_SOV_V1, whole genome shotgun sequence DNA segment encodes these proteins:
- the LOC130460143 gene encoding lysine-specific histone demethylase 1 homolog 3-like, translated as MGDALRSSGGHPVMPRCTKVTFLRVVHQQLALEFWDAQTVQYTVHQQFSICSSTTIFDLGIGKTVKEKVCVHTSRGIRSIASQLVNMWIEVFRKEKTTNGGLKLLRHMKNSAYTCAAFCSWK; from the exons ATGGGAGATGCACTAAGAAGTTCAGGAGGACATCCAGTAATGCCGAG GTGCACAAAGGTGACATTTCTACGAGTTGTTCACCAGCAGCTTGCTCTAGAATTCTGGGATGCCCAGACTGTGCAGTACACTGTTCACCAGCAGTTTTCGATATGCTCCTCTACGACCATTTTCGACTTAG GTATTGGAAAAACTGTCAAAGAGAAAGTCTGTGTTCATACTAGCCGTGGCATACGCAGCATCGCAAGCCAGTTGGTTAACATGTGGATTGAGGTTTTCCGTAAGGAGAAGACTACTAATGGTGGCTTGAAGTTATTGAGACACATGAAAAATTCAGCATATACATGTGCAGCATTCTGCAGCTGGAAATAA